GTTAATTCTTCTAATTGTCTAGCTGGTGCTGCCATTAATATTATACCAGAAATTCTTTCATTATTTTTTGCAATATATGGAGCTAAATACCCTCCTAAACTATGACCTAATATATATATTTTATCAACATAATATAATTTTGATAAATATTTAATAGCATAATTTACATCTTCAAATACTTCATCGTTCAATGTTATTTTACTCATTTTATCTCCATATACTTTTGTTCTTTTATCATATCTTAATACAACAATGTTATTAGAAGATAATCCATATGCTAAATCCTTAAATGGTTTGTTAGGCCCAATAGTTTCATCCATATCATTTGGACCAGATCCATGGACTAAAATTATTGCAGGAAATGTTTCTTTTCTGTTTGGTACAGTTAATTTTCCATTTAATTTCCACTTTTCACCTAAGGTTATATCTATTTCATTGAATTTAGAAGTATCTACATAACTTGGATTATTATATACATAATTCTTTGCTTGATTAAAAAATAATCCTGCTATTTTACCATTTTTATCTACGCTAATAATTATAGATAGTTTAGTTTTTTCAAAATTTGATGTAATTATATATACTTCATATTCACCATTTTTGGTAAAATCTATTTTTTCCATACCTTGAAACTTTCCATATGCTTTTTCTATTGTTTCCCATGTTTGTTTTAATTTTGATTCTGGTAATTGTTTTTTCATAATTTCTGTACTCATATCAATAGCTTTATCATATTTATTTGAGTATAAATATTTTAGATAATTAATAGCTGTATTTTGATACTTTGAAAATCCAACTATTGATAGTATTAATACTAAAATAACAATTAATTTTTTCATAAAATCATCCCCTTTAAATTTCTTTGTTTTTAAATACATAATAACTTGCTAATAGTATAAATCCACCAATAACAAATAAACTTCCTGAATATACCAAATTTATTTTCCCTTCAGAAAATATTTTTCCACCTAATGCATAACTATATGTATTTAACCATTTTAATGGTTTTATAAATCCAAGCGCAGTGGTTATTGTTAATAATCCAGCAGATGATAATATTGGTTTAACCTGATCATTAAATATAATTGAAAAGAATACTGTAATATTATTCCAAAACCATACAGTAATTAAACCATGAACAATATATTTTAATGCATATTCATTTAAAAAATATTTTCCAACAAAGAAAGAGTATATTATTGGTAATATACTACCAATAATGATTAGACTAAAACCAACAATTAAACTTGAAAATACTTTTGAATAAAATACATAATCACGAGATTTTCTAACTAATAAGAATTCCATAGTTCCATTTTCTATTTCTTTTGAAAAAAGGGGAAATGCTAAAATAATTGCAAAAATAGGTATCATTTGGCCAAAATTTTTTCCAAACCATTGTGTGAATATATATATATTCCAATCTTTTAATTGAGATACTACAGCTAATGCTCCAAATTTTTCTGCATATAATTCAATTACTTCTTTATTTTCTTCTAATATTCCGAGTATTGCTTTTTGAAAAGGAGCTAATGAAAAGAACAGTATTAAAATAATTATTAAAATACTAATTGCTCTAGTTTTTATGTCTAATAATTCTTTTTTCATTCCCATTCCCCCTTTACAATAGCTTCAAATATATCATCAATAGTAACTTTTTCTCCATCTTTGTTTTTTACAATCCATACATTTTCATTTTCTAATTTTTTCCAAAGGTATCCATTTATTTTTTTGTTTTTTGGTAATGTTATAGCTGAATACTTCTTTTTTATATCATCTAAATAATCATTTTCCAATATTATTCCTTTTGACATTATTGCAATTCTATCTGCAATTTTTTCTACTTCTGATAGTATATGACTAGTGTATAACACACTTTTTCCATTGTATGTTAATTCCCGTATTAAATCTAATATATTATTTCTCATTATAGGATCTAATCCCCAGGTTGGTTCATCTAAAATATATAAATCAGCATCTTGGGCAAGAGTTAATGCTATATATAATTGAGTTAGCATTCCATGAGATAAATTAGATATTTTTGTTTTTTTATCTAATTTAAATTCGTTTATTAAATTATATGCTTTTTCTTTTGAAAAATTATATGTAGTAGAATTAGTTATTTCTATCATTTTTTCTATAGTATATCTTTTGTATAACTCTTTTTTTTCTGGTAAATAAGCAATTTTTCCATTAATATGTATATTACCAGAATCATTTTTTCTTAAGCCTAATATGCATTTTAATGTAGTGGTTTTACCAGCTCCATTTGGACCTAATAGTCCAAAAATTTCTCCATCTGTAATTTCAAAAGATATATTATTTACAGCTATTAAATCCCCATATTTTTTTACTAAATTATCAACTTTTAATATCATAATTCACCTCCATTTATATTTATCATGTATTTTATCATTAATCATATATTTCACCTATAATTTCAAACAGTTTTTCTTTTTCTATTTTCAAATTTTTTGCAGATAATGCTACTTTTTTAAATTCTTCCATTATGTCATTAATCATTTCATCTTTATTTATTCCAATAACAACATATCCAGATCCTCTAATTGATTGAATAATTCCTTCTTGTTCTAATTCTCTATATGCTCTTGCTACAGTATTTAAATTTACTCCAATTTCTTTTGCTAAAACTCTAATAGATGGAATATATTCATTTTCTTTTATTTCGTTTTTTGCAATTTTTTCTTTTATCTTATTTTTTATTTGTTCATACACAGGAATATGTGAATGAAAATCTATATAAAACCACATAATATATCACCTCACTGTAATATTATACTATTACAGTATGAAAATGTCAACTAGAAAATAATTAATTGAAAAATAGTTAATATAACATTATATATTTAGAAACAGTATATCAATAATATTTATAATTATGTAACTTATAAGGGTTATAATACAATTAATCCCCCCGTATAGGGGGTGGATATAAAAAAAGGAGGAATTATTATGAAAGTTATTGAAAAAGAATTAAATGTTATTGGAATGACATGCACCTCTTGTGCAACAGCTATAGAAAAAAAATTAGGAAAAATAGAAGGTATAGAAAAGGCAAATGTAAATTTTGCAACAGAAAAACTTTCATTAAAATTTGATCCAGAAAAAGTTGATGAAGAAATTATAAAAAAAGCGATTAAAGATGTTGGGTATGATGTAGAAGAGCATATGAAAGAGAAAACGGTTACAATACCTATTGAAGGAATGACATGTGCATCATGTGCAAATGCAATAACAAAAGAAATTAATAAGCTTGATGGAATTATAACGGTAAATGTAAATTTTGCAACAGAAAAAGCTGTTGTATCATATGATCCAAATGTAACTAGATTATCAAAAATAAAAAAAGCTATTGAGAATGCAGGATATAAACCATTAGAGGTTAATTCTAAAGATAGCGTTGATTTTGAAAAAGAAAGAAGAGAAAAAGAAATTAAAACATTGTGGAGAAAATTTTTAGTTTCTGCAATTTTTTCTATTCCATTACTGTATATTTCAATGGGACATTTGTTAGGATTAAATTTACCTGTGAGTATTAATCCAGAAACTAATCCTTTTAATTTTGCATTAATTCAATTATTATTAGTTATTCCAATAGTTATAGCAGGATATAAATTTTATACAATAGGATTTAGAAATTTATTTAAGTTAAGTCCAAATATGGATTCATTAATTGCAATAGGTACTTCAGCGGCAATATTATACGGTTTATTTGGAACAATACAAATTTATTTAGGTAATACAGAATATGCAAATGACTTATACTTTGAAACTGCTGGCGTTATTGTTACATTAATTCTTTTAGGTAAATATCTTGAAAGTGTCACAAAAGGTAGAACTTCAGAAGCAATT
Above is a window of Marinitoga sp. 38H-ov DNA encoding:
- a CDS encoding ABC transporter permease subunit; its protein translation is MKKELLDIKTRAISILIIILILFFSLAPFQKAILGILEENKEVIELYAEKFGALAVVSQLKDWNIYIFTQWFGKNFGQMIPIFAIILAFPLFSKEIENGTMEFLLVRKSRDYVFYSKVFSSLIVGFSLIIIGSILPIIYSFFVGKYFLNEYALKYIVHGLITVWFWNNITVFFSIIFNDQVKPILSSAGLLTITTALGFIKPLKWLNTYSYALGGKIFSEGKINLVYSGSLFVIGGFILLASYYVFKNKEI
- a CDS encoding ABC transporter ATP-binding protein, with protein sequence MILKVDNLVKKYGDLIAVNNISFEITDGEIFGLLGPNGAGKTTTLKCILGLRKNDSGNIHINGKIAYLPEKKELYKRYTIEKMIEITNSTTYNFSKEKAYNLINEFKLDKKTKISNLSHGMLTQLYIALTLAQDADLYILDEPTWGLDPIMRNNILDLIRELTYNGKSVLYTSHILSEVEKIADRIAIMSKGIILENDYLDDIKKKYSAITLPKNKKINGYLWKKLENENVWIVKNKDGEKVTIDDIFEAIVKGEWE
- a CDS encoding GntR family transcriptional regulator, coding for MWFYIDFHSHIPVYEQIKNKIKEKIAKNEIKENEYIPSIRVLAKEIGVNLNTVARAYRELEQEGIIQSIRGSGYVVIGINKDEMINDIMEEFKKVALSAKNLKIEKEKLFEIIGEIYD
- a CDS encoding alpha/beta fold hydrolase, which produces MKKLIVILVLILSIVGFSKYQNTAINYLKYLYSNKYDKAIDMSTEIMKKQLPESKLKQTWETIEKAYGKFQGMEKIDFTKNGEYEVYIITSNFEKTKLSIIISVDKNGKIAGLFFNQAKNYVYNNPSYVDTSKFNEIDITLGEKWKLNGKLTVPNRKETFPAIILVHGSGPNDMDETIGPNKPFKDLAYGLSSNNIVVLRYDKRTKVYGDKMSKITLNDEVFEDVNYAIKYLSKLYYVDKIYILGHSLGGYLAPYIAKNNERISGIILMAAPARQLEELTIEQLEYLKKFEDAENIKVYDIIIEQLKKTRNNELDNNVNVLGAPVYYYKELREYMPTKYLPDLNIPILILQGKRDYQVTKKDYDILKKYANNSKLYDDLNHLFIKGDGDPNPYEYYSEGHVDEKVIKDIVEWVKNN